One window of Klebsiella quasivariicola genomic DNA carries:
- the prfC gene encoding peptide chain release factor 3, producing the protein MTLSPYLQEVAKRRTFAIISHPDAGKTTITEKVLLFGQAIQTAGTVKGRGSSQHAKSDWMEMEKQRGISITTSVMQFPYHDCLVNLLDTPGHEDFSEDTYRTLTAVDCCLMVIDAAKGVEDRTRKLMEVTRLRDTPILTFMNKLDRDIRDPMELLDEVENELKIGCAPITWPIGCGKLFKGVYHLYKDETYLYQTGKGHTIQEVRIVKGLNNPDLDAAVGEDLAQQLRDELELVQGASNEFDKDLFLAGEITPVFFGTALGNFGVDHMLDGLVEWAPAPMPRNTDTREVTAAEEKFTGFVFKIQANMDPKHRDRVAFMRVVSGKYEKGMKLRQVRIGKDVVISDALTFMAGDRSHVEEAYPGDIIGLHNHGTIQIGDTFTQGEMMKFTGIPNFAPELFRRIRLKDPLKQKQLLKGLVQLSEEGAVQVFRPIANNDLIVGAVGVLQFDVVVARLKSEYNVEAIYESVNVATARWVESTDVKKFEEFKRKNEVQLALDGGDNLTYIAPTMVNLNLTQERYPDVVFRKTREH; encoded by the coding sequence ATGACGTTGTCTCCTTATCTGCAAGAGGTGGCCAAACGCCGCACTTTTGCCATTATTTCTCACCCGGATGCCGGTAAGACCACCATCACCGAAAAAGTGCTGCTGTTCGGACAGGCGATTCAGACCGCCGGTACTGTAAAAGGCCGTGGCTCCAGCCAGCACGCGAAATCCGACTGGATGGAGATGGAAAAACAGCGTGGGATCTCGATTACCACCTCGGTGATGCAGTTTCCGTATCACGACTGCCTGGTGAACCTGCTGGATACCCCGGGGCACGAAGACTTCTCCGAAGATACCTACCGTACCCTGACGGCGGTTGACTGCTGTCTGATGGTTATCGATGCGGCGAAAGGCGTCGAAGACCGGACCCGTAAGCTGATGGAAGTTACCCGTCTGCGCGATACGCCGATCCTCACCTTTATGAACAAACTCGACCGTGATATCCGCGATCCGATGGAGCTGCTGGATGAAGTTGAGAACGAGCTGAAAATCGGCTGCGCGCCGATTACCTGGCCTATCGGCTGCGGCAAGCTGTTCAAAGGCGTTTACCATCTCTACAAAGATGAAACCTACCTGTATCAGACCGGTAAAGGCCATACCATCCAGGAAGTGCGCATCGTCAAAGGGCTCAACAACCCGGATCTCGATGCGGCGGTGGGTGAAGACCTGGCGCAGCAACTGCGCGACGAGCTGGAGCTGGTGCAGGGTGCGTCGAACGAGTTCGACAAAGATCTGTTCCTGGCCGGCGAAATCACGCCGGTGTTCTTCGGGACCGCGTTAGGCAACTTCGGTGTTGACCATATGCTCGATGGCCTGGTGGAGTGGGCGCCAGCGCCGATGCCGCGTAACACCGACACCCGTGAAGTGACGGCCGCAGAAGAGAAATTCACCGGCTTCGTGTTTAAAATTCAGGCCAACATGGACCCGAAACACCGCGACCGCGTGGCCTTTATGCGTGTGGTATCCGGTAAATATGAGAAAGGCATGAAGCTGCGCCAGGTGCGTATCGGCAAGGACGTGGTGATTTCCGACGCCCTGACCTTTATGGCCGGCGACCGTTCTCACGTTGAGGAAGCGTATCCTGGCGATATTATCGGCCTGCATAACCACGGCACCATTCAGATTGGCGATACCTTCACTCAGGGTGAAATGATGAAGTTCACCGGTATTCCGAACTTCGCGCCGGAGCTGTTCCGCCGTATTCGCCTGAAGGATCCGCTGAAGCAGAAACAGCTGCTGAAAGGGCTGGTTCAGCTCTCTGAAGAGGGCGCGGTACAGGTCTTCCGTCCGATCGCCAATAACGATCTGATCGTCGGCGCCGTTGGTGTGCTGCAGTTCGACGTGGTCGTGGCGCGTCTGAAAAGCGAATATAACGTGGAAGCGATTTACGAATCGGTCAACGTGGCCACCGCGCGCTGGGTTGAATCCACGGACGTGAAGAAATTCGAAGAGTTCAAACGTAAAAACGAAGTTCAGCTGGCGCTCGATGGCGGCGATAATCTGACCTATATCGCCCCAACAATGGTCAACCTGAACCTGACGCAGGAGCGTTATCCTGACGTGGTGTTCCGTAAAACACGCGAGCACTAA
- the yjjG gene encoding pyrimidine 5'-nucleotidase, with the protein MKWDWIFFDADETLFTFDSFSGLQRMFLDYSVTFTAEDFQDYQAVNKPLWVDYQNGAITSLQLQHQRFDSWAERLNVKPGELNDAFMNAMAEICAPLPGAVSLLNALQGKVKMGIITNGFTSLQQTRLERTGLRDHFDLLIISEQVGVAKPDARIFDYALAQAGNPPRSRVLMVGDTAESDIRGGVNAGLATCWLNAHQRELPADLQPDWTVTSLRELEQLLCKH; encoded by the coding sequence ATGAAATGGGACTGGATTTTCTTTGATGCCGATGAAACGTTGTTTACGTTTGATTCTTTCAGCGGCTTACAGCGGATGTTTCTCGACTACAGCGTGACATTTACCGCCGAAGATTTTCAGGACTATCAGGCCGTAAATAAGCCGCTGTGGGTGGATTATCAAAACGGCGCCATTACCTCGCTACAGTTGCAGCACCAGCGTTTTGACAGCTGGGCGGAACGTTTAAACGTTAAGCCGGGTGAGCTCAACGACGCGTTTATGAATGCGATGGCGGAAATTTGTGCGCCGCTGCCGGGCGCGGTTTCGCTGCTCAATGCGCTGCAGGGGAAAGTCAAAATGGGCATTATCACTAACGGCTTTACTTCGCTGCAGCAGACGCGCCTGGAACGCACCGGTTTACGCGATCACTTTGATTTACTGATTATTTCTGAACAGGTGGGCGTCGCCAAGCCGGATGCGCGTATTTTCGATTATGCGCTGGCGCAGGCGGGTAATCCACCGCGCTCGCGAGTACTGATGGTCGGTGATACCGCCGAGTCGGATATTCGCGGCGGTGTGAACGCCGGGCTGGCGACCTGCTGGCTCAATGCACATCAGCGCGAGCTGCCGGCGGACCTCCAGCCGGACTGGACGGTGACCTCGTTACGCGAACTGGAGCAGCTCCTGTGTAAACACTGA
- the rimI gene encoding ribosomal protein S18-alanine N-acetyltransferase, with product MNTISTLSTADLTRAWQIEKRAHAFPWSEQTLASNQGERYRNYQLSVDGEMAAFAITQIVLDEATLFNIAVDPAYQRRGLGRALLEHVIDEVEKLGVVTLWLEVRASNVAAIALYESVGFNEATIRRNYYPTVDGREDAIIMALPISM from the coding sequence ATGAACACGATTTCTACCCTCAGCACGGCTGATTTAACTCGAGCCTGGCAAATCGAAAAACGCGCCCACGCTTTCCCGTGGAGCGAACAGACCCTGGCCAGTAACCAGGGGGAACGCTATCGTAATTATCAGCTGTCGGTGGATGGGGAAATGGCGGCTTTCGCCATTACTCAGATTGTCCTCGATGAAGCGACGCTTTTTAACATCGCCGTCGATCCCGCTTACCAGCGCCGCGGCCTGGGGCGAGCGCTGCTGGAACATGTCATCGATGAAGTCGAAAAACTCGGCGTCGTCACGCTGTGGCTGGAAGTGCGGGCATCCAACGTTGCCGCTATCGCCCTGTATGAAAGCGTAGGCTTTAACGAGGCGACCATCCGCCGCAACTACTATCCGACGGTCGACGGGCGCGAAGACGCCATTATTATGGCTCTGCCAATCAGTATGTAA
- a CDS encoding DNA polymerase III subunit psi, which translates to MTSRRDWQLQQLGITQWSLRRPGALQGEIAISLPEHIRLVMVAETPPSLTEPLIGDILRALAVTPDQVLQLTPERVAMLPQESRCNSWRLGTEASLPLAGAQVSSPAFDELQNSASARKALWQQICAHEHDFYPQHG; encoded by the coding sequence ATGACATCCCGACGAGACTGGCAACTACAGCAGCTGGGCATTACCCAGTGGTCGCTGCGCCGACCGGGGGCGTTACAGGGCGAAATCGCTATCTCGCTTCCTGAACATATTCGTCTGGTGATGGTGGCGGAAACCCCGCCGTCGCTGACAGAGCCGCTGATTGGCGACATATTACGCGCGCTGGCCGTAACGCCAGATCAGGTCCTGCAGCTTACCCCCGAGCGGGTGGCGATGCTGCCGCAGGAGAGCCGCTGTAATAGCTGGCGGTTGGGCACAGAGGCGTCGCTGCCGCTGGCGGGCGCTCAGGTGTCCAGCCCCGCTTTTGATGAACTCCAGAACAGCGCGTCGGCTCGTAAGGCGCTCTGGCAACAAATCTGCGCACATGAACACGATTTCTACCCTCAGCACGGCTGA
- the rsmC gene encoding 16S rRNA (guanine(1207)-N(2))-methyltransferase RsmC: MSAFTPASEVLLRHSDDFESARVLFAGDLQDDLPARLDTAASRAHTQQFHHWQVLNRQMGDNVRFSLVAEAADVAECDTLIYYWPKNKPEAQFQLMNLLSLLPVGSDIFVVGENRSGVRSAEQMLAEYAPLNKVDSARRCGLYHGRLEKQPSFNADAFWGEYALYNLTIKTLPGVFSRDGLDVGSQLLLSTLEPHTKGKVLDVGCGAGVLAAVLASHSPKVRLTLCDVSAPAVEASRATLAANGFAGDVFASNVFSEVNGRFDMIISNPPFHDGLQTSLEAAQALIRGAVRHLNSGGELRIVANAFLPYPQVLDETFGFHEVIAQTGRFKVYRTIMTRQAKK, from the coding sequence ATGTCCGCTTTTACCCCGGCAAGTGAAGTCTTGCTGCGCCACAGTGATGATTTCGAGTCCGCCCGCGTTCTGTTTGCCGGTGACCTGCAGGATGACCTGCCTGCTCGTCTGGATACCGCGGCCAGCCGCGCCCACACCCAGCAGTTCCACCACTGGCAGGTCCTCAACCGCCAGATGGGTGACAACGTCCGTTTTAGCTTAGTGGCCGAGGCCGCTGACGTCGCCGAATGCGATACCCTGATCTACTACTGGCCGAAGAACAAACCAGAAGCGCAGTTCCAGCTGATGAACCTGCTCTCTCTGCTGCCGGTGGGAAGCGATATTTTCGTCGTCGGCGAAAACCGCAGCGGCGTCCGCAGCGCGGAACAAATGCTGGCTGAATATGCGCCGCTGAATAAAGTCGACAGCGCGCGTCGCTGTGGTCTATACCATGGCCGTCTGGAAAAACAGCCATCCTTCAACGCCGACGCGTTCTGGGGCGAATATGCGCTGTATAATCTGACCATCAAAACCCTGCCAGGGGTCTTTAGCCGCGACGGTCTGGACGTGGGCAGCCAGCTGCTGCTCTCCACCCTCGAGCCACATACCAAAGGAAAAGTGCTGGACGTCGGCTGCGGCGCGGGCGTGCTGGCCGCGGTGCTGGCCAGCCATTCACCGAAGGTGCGCCTGACCCTGTGCGACGTCAGCGCCCCGGCGGTGGAAGCCAGCCGCGCGACGCTTGCCGCCAACGGTTTTGCAGGCGATGTGTTTGCCAGCAACGTCTTCTCCGAGGTCAATGGTCGCTTCGACATGATTATCTCTAACCCGCCATTCCATGACGGGTTGCAGACCAGCCTCGAGGCGGCCCAGGCGTTGATCCGCGGCGCGGTTCGCCATCTGAACAGCGGTGGTGAGCTGCGTATTGTTGCCAACGCCTTCCTGCCATATCCCCAGGTGCTGGATGAGACATTTGGCTTCCATGAGGTGATCGCCCAGACCGGACGCTTTAAAGTCTATCGCACCATCATGACCCGACAGGCGAAAAAATAA